Below is a genomic region from Gillisia sp. Hel_I_86.
GCCTCTATGGATAGTAACAATGATAATTATCATTAAGTACAATACCAGTGGAATATTGGACTCATTTTGACTTTCTGTTTGGAACCGGGAATTAAGGATTTTATTTATTAAAGAAGGCTTTATTGAGTAGCATAGCCATACCTACGGTACACTAAAAAGATGAGATTAAGGAGCAAAATGTAAAATTCGTAGGTAAAAGAAAAAGTCGAGAGGAGTTCATTATAATAATAATGGGTATTTTTGAATTATGGAAGGTTTTAAACGGGAGAGTGATGTATTCAGGATTCTTTCTGAAGCAGTTTCAGAAGGTATTATTGTGGTTGACAAAGCCCAGCAAATTGTAACCACTAATAAAGCTGCCGATGCAATTTTTGGCTATGCAAAAAATGAGCTTATTGGAAAATCCTTGGATGTTTTAATTCCCATGAAGTACCGTCATTCACATCCTAAGCAGGTGAAGACTTTTTTAGAAGATAGCGATAAACGGCAAATGGGCCATGGGAGGGATCTATATGGGTTGCGGAAAGACGGCTCCCAATTTCCGGTAGAAGCAGGATTAAATCCTTTTAATATAAATGGGAACATGTATGTCATGGCATTTGTTATAGATATTACCGTGCGAAAAGAGGCAGAAAAGGAAATTAGGGACTTGAATGCCGATCTGGAAAAAAAGGTGGAAGAGAGAACCTATCAGTTAAAGGAAGCCCTGCATAAGGAAAAGGACCTAAATGAATTAAAAACAAAATTCCTTTCGTTGGTGTCTCATGAATTCAAGACCCCGTTGAGCGGTATTCTCACTTCATCTACCCTAATTGGTAAATATCCCAATACAGGGCAACAAGATAAGCGTGACAAGCATATTAAAACCATTCAAAATAAGGTTAAGTTCCTAAATAATATAATTAATGATTTCTTGTCTATAGAGCGTTTGGAAAGTGGAAAGGTAAATTATAAATTCTCAACGTTTCCTTTGAGCAAGATCATAAACGAAGTGATTTATGATGCCAATATGTTTCTTAAAGATGGGCAAAAAATTAATTATCCAGAAAATATTGATGGCATTTTTATAAGTTTTGACGAAAAAATCTTACAACTCATAATGACAAATCTTTTAAAT
It encodes:
- a CDS encoding PAS domain-containing sensor histidine kinase, whose product is MEGFKRESDVFRILSEAVSEGIIVVDKAQQIVTTNKAADAIFGYAKNELIGKSLDVLIPMKYRHSHPKQVKTFLEDSDKRQMGHGRDLYGLRKDGSQFPVEAGLNPFNINGNMYVMAFVIDITVRKEAEKEIRDLNADLEKKVEERTYQLKEALHKEKDLNELKTKFLSLVSHEFKTPLSGILTSSTLIGKYPNTGQQDKRDKHIKTIQNKVKFLNNIINDFLSIERLESGKVNYKFSTFPLSKIINEVIYDANMFLKDGQKINYPENIDGIFISFDEKILQLIMTNLLNNAVKYSSENSTIDIEAVLDTKRLSIVVKDEGIGVPVNEQKYIFNRYFRAENALLNQGTGIGLNIVKSHLENLGGTITFVSEENKGSTFSITIPVSTN